One region of Hymenobacter sediminicola genomic DNA includes:
- a CDS encoding DUF3341 domain-containing protein, with product MTKRFALGIFEDEDVLLHAVENVREAGVKIYEVFTPFPIHGMDDALGIERSRLPIAAFFYGVIGLSFALWLQIYTLGFDWPMIIGGKPHIALPAFIPVSFELTVFFCCHGMVITFYTISKLYPRWKTPVLDVRSTDDKFVVAIELNDKTDLNHLTQLLRANGASEVNEKEMTKF from the coding sequence ATGACTAAGCGCTTCGCCCTCGGCATCTTCGAAGACGAAGACGTGCTGCTGCACGCCGTTGAAAACGTCCGCGAAGCGGGCGTGAAAATCTACGAGGTCTTCACACCATTCCCGATTCACGGCATGGACGATGCACTCGGCATCGAACGGTCTCGTTTGCCTATCGCAGCCTTCTTTTATGGGGTCATTGGTCTGAGCTTCGCTTTGTGGCTGCAGATTTATACTCTCGGTTTCGACTGGCCTATGATTATCGGTGGTAAGCCGCACATTGCGCTGCCTGCCTTCATTCCAGTTTCCTTCGAGTTGACGGTATTCTTCTGCTGCCATGGCATGGTGATTACCTTCTATACCATCAGCAAGCTATATCCGCGTTGGAAAACGCCAGTTCTGGATGTGCGCTCTACAGATGACAAGTTTGTAGTGGCTATTGAGCTGAACGACAAGACCGACTTGAACCATCTGACGCAGCTGCTGCGCGCCAATGGCGCCTCGGAGGTGAACGAAAAAGAAATGACCAAATTCTAA
- a CDS encoding c-type cytochrome has translation MTHSLKLGLQASAILFASVLTTGCNRADDPGIEYAPEMYESIPYDPLRQVNANTVNPMGINERTPVVGTVARGKANYYSHIAKEDLATAETTLRNPYSYSKESLEEGKALYLRNCQHCHGEQGDGQGPVGIKFKGVPNYSAGAYKTMNEGHVYHVIQWGKGRMMPHGSQVNPEERWKIAMYVRVLQEGKGPDGAADLLKAKGASSAGVTAADSTQTTDTQTQAPVQEAQADKASETPGQGDQARNGTAN, from the coding sequence ATGACGCATTCGCTGAAACTAGGTCTGCAAGCGTCGGCAATCCTGTTTGCCTCGGTGCTGACCACCGGCTGCAACCGCGCCGATGATCCTGGCATTGAGTACGCGCCGGAGATGTACGAGTCTATCCCGTACGATCCGCTTCGGCAAGTGAATGCCAATACGGTCAATCCGATGGGTATCAATGAGCGCACTCCAGTAGTGGGTACCGTTGCCCGTGGAAAAGCCAACTATTATTCGCACATCGCCAAAGAGGATTTAGCAACTGCTGAAACCACATTGCGCAATCCGTATTCCTACTCAAAAGAGAGTTTGGAGGAGGGCAAAGCATTGTACCTGCGTAATTGCCAGCATTGCCATGGCGAGCAAGGCGACGGCCAAGGGCCGGTAGGCATCAAGTTCAAGGGTGTGCCGAATTACTCGGCAGGCGCTTACAAAACCATGAACGAGGGCCACGTCTACCATGTCATTCAGTGGGGCAAAGGCCGCATGATGCCACATGGTTCGCAGGTGAACCCCGAGGAGCGTTGGAAGATTGCCATGTACGTGCGTGTACTTCAAGAAGGCAAAGGCCCCGACGGTGCTGCTGACTTGTTGAAAGCAAAAGGCGCTTCGAGTGCTGGTGTAACTGCAGCTGACTCTACGCAAACTACTGATACGCAAACGCAGGCGCCTGTTCAAGAGGCGCAAGCAGATAAGGCTTCGGAAACTCCGGGCCAAGGAGACCAGGCACGTAACGGAACCGCTAACTAA
- a CDS encoding quinol:cytochrome C oxidoreductase — MIIILAGVLLLVVGLIVAYLNIGGEHHEGAAAAHGAAGAGHEGTGHHGSPLWLKRLIVSLWHNNVFFTGVSTIGTVFMAIQYVAYAGWSVLIKRVNEALSAWVVPGGILMVVIFCIGLINHDIFHWTMPGIMEKGNANYDALIAGKSGFLNLGFYLGRMIVFIGIWAYFTKRLRDLSLAEDLNGGTEYFHKCINVSALFLVLYAVSSSISAWDWVMSIDTHWFSTMFGWYVFASWWVSGIAATTLCTILLKQAGYLRWVQAGHLHDLGKFMFGFSIFWTYVWFSQFMLIWYANLPEEAVYFNQRLGGFNGQYTWLFFFNLLINFVFPFLLLMTRDAKRQMIMLKIVTIAILIGHWFDFYLMIMPATMQENNGFIIEFGVALVFLGSFLLLMTKRLAQASLVPLHHPFLDESVHHTT, encoded by the coding sequence ATGATAATTATCCTGGCTGGCGTATTACTGCTGGTCGTTGGATTAATCGTCGCTTACCTCAACATCGGGGGGGAGCATCATGAAGGTGCAGCTGCTGCTCATGGCGCGGCTGGTGCCGGTCATGAAGGCACTGGTCATCATGGCAGCCCGCTTTGGCTCAAGCGCCTTATCGTAAGCCTGTGGCACAACAACGTGTTCTTCACGGGTGTCTCAACCATCGGGACGGTGTTCATGGCTATTCAGTACGTTGCCTATGCAGGCTGGTCAGTACTGATTAAGCGTGTAAACGAAGCACTGAGTGCTTGGGTAGTGCCCGGTGGCATTCTGATGGTAGTTATCTTCTGCATTGGCCTCATCAACCACGACATTTTCCACTGGACAATGCCGGGTATCATGGAAAAGGGCAATGCAAACTACGACGCTCTCATTGCTGGCAAATCAGGTTTCCTGAATCTGGGATTCTATCTGGGCCGCATGATTGTCTTTATTGGCATATGGGCGTATTTCACCAAGAGACTTCGCGACCTGTCGTTGGCTGAGGATCTGAATGGCGGTACTGAATACTTCCACAAGTGCATCAATGTATCGGCCTTGTTCCTTGTTCTGTACGCGGTATCCTCGTCTATTTCGGCCTGGGACTGGGTTATGTCAATCGACACGCACTGGTTCTCGACGATGTTCGGCTGGTATGTATTCGCTTCCTGGTGGGTTTCGGGCATTGCGGCCACTACGCTATGCACCATCCTGCTGAAGCAAGCTGGCTATCTGCGTTGGGTACAGGCCGGACACCTGCATGATCTGGGTAAGTTCATGTTTGGCTTCAGCATCTTCTGGACCTATGTATGGTTCTCGCAGTTCATGCTAATCTGGTATGCCAACTTGCCGGAAGAAGCCGTGTACTTCAACCAGCGTCTCGGTGGATTCAATGGTCAGTATACTTGGCTGTTCTTCTTCAATCTGCTCATCAACTTCGTCTTCCCATTCTTGCTGCTGATGACGCGTGATGCAAAGCGTCAGATGATCATGCTCAAGATTGTAACTATTGCCATTCTCATTGGCCATTGGTTCGACTTTTATTTGATGATCATGCCTGCAACTATGCAGGAGAATAATGGGTTCATCATTGAGTTCGGTGTTGCACTGGTGTTTTTGGGAAGCTTCTTGCTCCTGATGACCAAACGCCTCGCGCAAGCTTCGCTGGTGCCGCTGCATCATCCGTTCCTCGACGAGAGCGTACATCATACCACCTAA
- a CDS encoding cytochrome c oxidase subunit II, translating to MTALGILLVLVLLLVVFGLLFRLQILTSIFSGSSARDFGMSNRVNAVLMILFMIIGGAAFAWSFGDNFNKMNPPIASVHGHATERMFWTTMIIIGIVFVLTQVALFVYSYKYQHKEGRRAYFFPHNNKIEIIWTVIPAIVMAGLVFAGWKEWTRITGPAPKDSVVLEVMGKQFNWLVRYPGTDQKLGVVNYRLIDATNEFGFDLTDKSGLDDFVAGEIHVPKGHPVLLKIRSRDVLHAVYMPHFRVQMYAVPGMPTKFWFTPTKTTDEMRAQLGNPKFNYELACNQICGRGHFAMKLNIVVDEPDDYVAWYAQQKSFSEQNPDVLASFKQKEEKLVVKEAAAAVATPATKASL from the coding sequence ATGACTGCTCTTGGTATTCTGCTGGTGTTGGTGTTGCTGCTCGTCGTTTTCGGCTTGCTGTTCCGCCTCCAGATCCTGACCTCGATTTTCTCGGGCAGCTCCGCCCGAGACTTCGGGATGAGCAACCGCGTCAATGCGGTGCTGATGATCCTGTTTATGATCATCGGTGGTGCGGCCTTCGCTTGGTCGTTCGGCGACAACTTCAACAAAATGAATCCTCCTATTGCGTCGGTCCACGGCCACGCAACGGAGCGGATGTTCTGGACTACGATGATTATCATCGGCATCGTGTTTGTCCTGACTCAGGTTGCTTTGTTTGTATACTCCTACAAATACCAGCATAAGGAAGGTCGTCGTGCCTATTTCTTTCCGCACAACAACAAAATCGAAATCATCTGGACGGTGATACCCGCCATCGTAATGGCAGGTCTGGTGTTTGCTGGCTGGAAAGAGTGGACGCGCATCACTGGTCCCGCTCCTAAGGACTCCGTTGTATTGGAAGTAATGGGCAAGCAGTTCAACTGGCTTGTGCGCTACCCCGGTACCGACCAGAAGCTGGGTGTTGTGAACTACCGCTTAATTGATGCTACCAACGAATTTGGCTTTGATTTGACGGATAAAAGCGGTTTGGATGACTTTGTTGCTGGTGAAATCCATGTACCCAAGGGTCATCCAGTGTTGCTGAAGATCCGCTCGCGCGACGTGTTGCACGCTGTTTATATGCCACATTTCCGTGTACAGATGTATGCTGTGCCAGGTATGCCTACCAAGTTTTGGTTCACGCCTACCAAGACTACCGACGAGATGCGTGCACAACTCGGCAACCCGAAGTTCAACTACGAGCTAGCCTGCAACCAGATTTGCGGCCGTGGCCACTTTGCCATGAAACTGAACATTGTGGTAGATGAGCCGGACGATTACGTGGCTTGGTATGCTCAGCAGAAGTCGTTCTCGGAGCAGAATCCAGATGTATTGGCTTCCTTCAAACAGAAAGAGGAAAAGTTGGTTGTGAAAGAGGCTGCCGCTGCCGTCGCTACGCCCGCTACCAAAGCTTCGCTCTAA
- a CDS encoding cytochrome c oxidase subunit I, with product MAANLSTQVQGGVGVTEPGISHEEHLHHDDHHHDQHWLFKYVFSTDHKVIAKQFLITGIFWAILGGTLSSLFRLQLGWPEATMEWLTPVFGKWIEAGKLSPDFYLALVTMHGTIMVFFVLTAGLSGTFSNFLIPLQVGARDMASGFMNMLSYWFFFVSGIIMFSSMFIETGPASAGWTIYPPLSALPQAIPGSGMGMTMWLVSMALFIVSQLLGGVNYITTVINLRTRGMSMSKLPLTIWSFFLTAVLGLLSFPVLFSAALLLIFDRSFGTSFFLSDIYIAGQALNHTGGSPVLFQHLFWFLGHPEVYIVIMPAMGMVSEILATNARKPIFGYRAMIGSLLGISLLSFVVWAHHMFVTGMNPFLGSVFMFLTLIIAVPSAVKTFNWLATLWRGNIRFTTAMLFSIGFVSLFISGGLTGIILGNAALDIQMHNTYFVVAHFHLVMGSSAFFGLFAGVYHWFPKMFGRMMDEKLGYIHFWLTFIGVYLVFMPMHYVGIAGFPRRYYAWTGFDSFSQFADLNKFISIAAILAFFAQFVFIFNFFYSIFRGRRATENPWRSTTLEWTTPLHPGHGNWPGEIPAVYRWPYDYSKPGAEEDFIPQNVPFSKTQSSNLPYESEME from the coding sequence ATGGCTGCTAATCTTTCCACTCAAGTGCAAGGCGGTGTCGGGGTAACCGAGCCGGGCATCTCGCACGAAGAGCACTTGCACCACGACGACCATCACCACGACCAGCATTGGCTGTTCAAGTACGTGTTCAGCACGGACCATAAGGTGATTGCCAAACAGTTCCTGATAACGGGTATTTTCTGGGCTATTCTCGGCGGCACACTTTCCAGCTTATTCCGTCTGCAACTGGGCTGGCCGGAAGCTACTATGGAGTGGCTGACGCCGGTATTTGGCAAATGGATTGAAGCTGGCAAGCTGAGCCCGGACTTTTATCTGGCTCTGGTGACTATGCATGGTACCATCATGGTATTCTTTGTGCTCACCGCGGGGCTTTCAGGTACGTTCTCGAATTTCCTGATTCCATTGCAAGTAGGAGCTCGTGACATGGCTTCGGGCTTCATGAACATGCTGTCTTACTGGTTCTTCTTTGTGTCGGGCATCATCATGTTCAGCTCGATGTTCATTGAAACTGGTCCTGCTTCGGCTGGCTGGACAATCTATCCGCCGCTGAGCGCCTTGCCGCAGGCTATTCCTGGTTCGGGAATGGGTATGACAATGTGGCTCGTGTCCATGGCTTTGTTCATTGTGTCGCAGTTGCTGGGTGGTGTTAACTACATCACAACCGTAATCAACTTGCGTACTCGTGGCATGAGCATGAGCAAGCTGCCGCTCACCATCTGGTCTTTCTTCCTGACGGCTGTTTTGGGTTTGCTTTCGTTCCCGGTGCTTTTCTCGGCTGCTTTGCTGCTGATTTTTGACCGTTCGTTTGGCACTTCGTTCTTCCTTTCGGATATCTACATCGCCGGACAGGCTTTGAACCACACGGGTGGTTCGCCAGTGCTCTTCCAGCATTTGTTCTGGTTCCTCGGTCACCCAGAAGTATACATCGTTATTATGCCTGCTATGGGTATGGTATCGGAGATTCTGGCTACTAATGCACGTAAGCCAATTTTTGGCTACCGTGCTATGATTGGCTCACTGCTGGGCATTTCCTTGCTGTCATTCGTTGTATGGGCTCACCATATGTTCGTGACCGGCATGAATCCTTTCCTGGGTTCGGTGTTCATGTTCCTGACGCTGATTATTGCGGTGCCTTCCGCTGTAAAGACGTTCAACTGGCTGGCTACTTTGTGGCGGGGTAATATCCGGTTCACTACCGCTATGTTGTTCTCAATTGGCTTTGTGTCGCTGTTCATTTCGGGTGGTCTGACGGGTATTATCCTCGGCAACGCGGCCCTCGATATCCAAATGCACAACACGTACTTTGTGGTAGCTCACTTCCACTTGGTAATGGGTAGCTCGGCCTTCTTCGGTCTGTTTGCTGGTGTGTATCACTGGTTCCCGAAAATGTTCGGTCGTATGATGGACGAGAAGCTCGGTTACATCCACTTCTGGTTGACGTTCATTGGGGTGTACTTGGTGTTTATGCCAATGCACTACGTAGGTATTGCCGGTTTCCCCCGTCGTTACTACGCTTGGACTGGTTTTGATTCCTTCAGCCAGTTTGCTGACTTGAACAAGTTCATCTCTATTGCTGCAATCTTGGCGTTCTTCGCTCAGTTTGTATTCATCTTCAACTTCTTCTACAGCATCTTCCGCGGCCGTCGTGCTACCGAGAATCCTTGGCGCTCGACGACTCTGGAATGGACTACGCCGCTACACCCTGGCCACGGCAACTGGCCCGGCGAAATTCCAGCTGTGTACCGTTGGCCATACGACTACAGCAAGCCTGGTGCTGAAGAGGACTTCATTCCTCAGAACGTGCCTTTCTCGAAAACGCAGTCCTCGAATCTGCCTTACGAGAGCGAAATGGAGTAA
- a CDS encoding COX15/CtaA family protein has product MSQPAFVSRFRFFGILTVVAVYLLILVGGIVRSTGSGMGCPDWPKCFGTWVPPTDVSQLPANYKEIYTEQRVAKNQRIAKTLSGLGFEEVAAQIFAHPTQFIETDFNVTKTWIEYVNRLLGALIGVFIFLAVVLALPYWRRDPVVFWLTFASFLLTGFQGWLGSLVVSTNLLPEMVTVHMALALLIVALLIYAVDRSQLASEQPSGTIEVTPQVRLTFWLWVALLLTFGQIMLGTQVREQVDVVASAASYANRAGWVEQLGSTFYFHRSFSIVLLLSNLYVASQLYSTRNIKLQRLAAAVLVLLGIEIVAGMVLAYFALPAAVQPVHLTVATVLFGVQFLTIIHYKRQTKAGLQAGSTSVVA; this is encoded by the coding sequence ATGAGTCAACCTGCTTTTGTAAGCCGTTTCCGGTTTTTTGGTATCCTGACCGTTGTGGCAGTATATCTGCTGATTCTGGTAGGAGGTATTGTGCGGAGTACAGGCTCCGGAATGGGTTGCCCGGACTGGCCGAAGTGCTTCGGAACCTGGGTGCCGCCTACGGATGTGAGCCAACTCCCGGCCAACTACAAGGAAATCTATACCGAGCAGCGAGTTGCGAAGAACCAGCGCATTGCTAAAACTCTGAGTGGCCTTGGATTCGAAGAGGTAGCCGCTCAGATTTTTGCGCACCCTACGCAGTTCATAGAAACTGATTTTAACGTTACTAAAACCTGGATTGAATATGTCAACCGGCTGCTTGGGGCACTAATTGGCGTGTTCATCTTTCTGGCGGTGGTGCTGGCCTTGCCTTACTGGCGTCGCGACCCGGTAGTGTTCTGGCTCACGTTTGCATCCTTTCTGCTAACCGGATTTCAGGGCTGGCTGGGGTCCTTGGTAGTCTCCACCAACCTGCTTCCAGAAATGGTGACGGTGCATATGGCGTTAGCGCTGCTTATTGTGGCACTGCTTATCTATGCCGTAGACCGTTCGCAACTAGCCAGTGAACAGCCAAGTGGAACCATTGAGGTTACACCTCAAGTCCGTCTAACGTTCTGGCTATGGGTTGCCCTTTTATTAACGTTTGGGCAGATTATGCTGGGCACCCAGGTGCGGGAGCAGGTTGATGTAGTGGCATCAGCTGCCAGCTACGCAAACCGTGCGGGGTGGGTAGAGCAACTAGGTAGCACGTTCTACTTCCACCGGTCATTCTCCATCGTGCTGCTGTTATCGAACCTCTACGTTGCTTCCCAGTTGTATTCGACGCGTAACATCAAGCTGCAGCGGCTAGCCGCTGCTGTGCTAGTGCTGCTAGGCATCGAAATAGTAGCGGGAATGGTGCTAGCCTACTTCGCATTGCCCGCAGCCGTGCAGCCCGTGCACCTGACAGTTGCAACTGTATTGTTCGGGGTTCAGTTTCTGACCATCATTCACTACAAGCGCCAGACGAAAGCTGGGCTTCAGGCCGGTAGTACGAGCGTTGTTGCGTAA
- the cyoE gene encoding heme o synthase, translated as MTKARAYFQLIKFRLALTVAFSSAIGYLLGAQAFDWGRALLVMVGGLAVTGSANTINQIYEIDLDKLMKRTAKRPLPLGILSVPEAWVFAVVLGGAGLAMLAYCFNPLAAALSLISLILYGFIYTPLKQISPICVFVGAIPGGLPPFIGWVAATNALVGAESAGGWILFGIQFMWQFPHFWAIAWVLDDDYRAAGFKMLPSPGRKDLRTAFQIMTYTLLLIPLSLLPLQFGMAGKTSALIAVVCGVLFLMQTFYLMRTCTKKAAMRIMFGSFLYLPIVQIALVLDKL; from the coding sequence ATGACCAAAGCCAGGGCGTATTTCCAGTTAATCAAGTTTCGGCTGGCACTGACCGTAGCTTTTTCCAGCGCTATTGGTTACCTGCTGGGCGCTCAGGCTTTTGACTGGGGACGCGCATTGCTGGTAATGGTAGGTGGATTAGCGGTTACCGGTTCCGCAAACACCATCAACCAGATCTATGAGATAGATCTTGATAAACTGATGAAGCGTACGGCTAAACGGCCGCTGCCATTGGGTATTCTGAGCGTACCCGAGGCTTGGGTGTTTGCAGTCGTGCTGGGAGGGGCGGGGCTAGCCATGCTGGCTTACTGCTTCAATCCACTGGCCGCGGCACTGTCACTGATTTCGCTCATCCTGTACGGTTTCATCTATACGCCGCTCAAGCAGATTTCTCCTATCTGCGTGTTTGTGGGCGCAATTCCGGGTGGCCTGCCTCCCTTTATTGGCTGGGTGGCAGCCACCAATGCCCTTGTGGGCGCAGAAAGCGCTGGTGGCTGGATTCTATTTGGAATTCAGTTTATGTGGCAGTTTCCGCACTTCTGGGCTATTGCGTGGGTTCTGGATGATGATTACCGTGCCGCCGGATTCAAGATGCTGCCCTCACCGGGCCGCAAGGATCTGCGCACCGCTTTTCAGATCATGACTTATACACTACTCCTGATTCCGTTGAGCCTGCTACCTCTGCAGTTTGGTATGGCAGGTAAAACTTCGGCTCTGATTGCGGTAGTGTGTGGCGTCTTGTTCCTGATGCAAACCTTTTACCTGATGCGCACTTGCACTAAGAAGGCCGCCATGCGCATCATGTTTGGCTCTTTTCTGTATCTGCCCATTGTGCAGATAGCCTTGGTTCTCGATAAATTGTAA
- a CDS encoding cytochrome c oxidase subunit 3 — MQSVETLEEKEPGTGLHPMRLLLILMIVSIIMMFAAFTSGFIVRREEGNWREFDLPISLLYNTIVIVLSSATMQWAYASAKRDELGRVKLAMGLTVLLGLAFLAGQWFSWGDLVAGRTYFGGVDANPSGSFVYVLMGVHGFHLITGLIFLVKTYLKTLRYQVHSRQMMPIANCTIYWHFLGALWLYLYLFLLLNH, encoded by the coding sequence ATGCAAAGCGTAGAAACTTTGGAAGAAAAAGAACCCGGTACCGGCCTGCATCCTATGCGGCTGCTCCTGATTCTGATGATTGTAAGCATCATTATGATGTTTGCAGCCTTTACCAGCGGCTTTATTGTGCGCCGTGAAGAAGGAAACTGGCGCGAGTTCGACCTGCCAATCAGCCTGCTGTACAACACTATCGTGATTGTGTTGAGCAGCGCGACCATGCAGTGGGCGTATGCCTCGGCTAAGCGCGACGAACTGGGCCGTGTGAAGCTGGCAATGGGCCTAACAGTTCTCCTGGGCCTCGCTTTTTTAGCAGGCCAGTGGTTTTCTTGGGGTGATTTAGTGGCTGGCCGGACATATTTTGGGGGCGTAGATGCCAACCCTTCTGGCTCATTTGTGTATGTATTGATGGGCGTGCATGGTTTTCACCTCATCACCGGGCTGATTTTTCTCGTAAAAACCTACCTGAAAACACTTCGCTATCAGGTGCATTCGCGGCAAATGATGCCTATTGCCAACTGCACCATCTACTGGCACTTCCTCGGCGCGCTTTGGTTGTACCTGTATTTGTTCCTACTTTTGAACCACTAG
- a CDS encoding cytochrome c oxidase subunit 3: protein MSTISTTQPLTSVDAADRPRSGNWDGGNEPFKASYGKLMMWFFLLSDAFTFAAFLTTYGLIRHRYPAFDAAAGKVFEFSTAYWPVPDKVFDGFPGLHGQSVPLGFVALMTMILIFSSVTMVLAVEAGHRMDKKDVQKWLLWTILFGATFLGSQAWEWSHFIHGTQEGTKMLDGTTVYGANLAVNQYGPVLFADLFFFITGFHGTHVFSGVCLLVWSFIATTNGTFEKRGHYEMVEKIGLYWHFVDLVWVFVFTFFYLV, encoded by the coding sequence ATGTCCACCATTTCCACGACGCAGCCTCTCACCTCTGTCGATGCCGCTGACCGGCCGCGTAGCGGCAACTGGGACGGAGGCAATGAGCCCTTCAAGGCCAGCTACGGCAAGCTGATGATGTGGTTCTTCCTGTTGTCGGACGCCTTCACGTTCGCCGCCTTCCTGACCACGTACGGCCTGATCCGTCACCGTTATCCAGCTTTTGATGCTGCTGCCGGCAAAGTATTCGAGTTTTCGACGGCTTACTGGCCCGTTCCGGATAAAGTGTTTGACGGTTTCCCGGGCTTGCACGGACAGAGCGTACCGCTGGGCTTTGTGGCCTTGATGACGATGATTCTCATCTTCAGCTCCGTGACGATGGTACTGGCCGTAGAGGCTGGCCACCGCATGGACAAGAAGGATGTGCAGAAATGGCTGCTCTGGACGATTCTGTTCGGTGCTACTTTCCTTGGCTCGCAGGCTTGGGAGTGGAGCCACTTTATCCATGGTACTCAGGAAGGAACCAAGATGTTGGACGGTACTACCGTTTATGGCGCCAATTTGGCTGTCAACCAGTACGGCCCGGTTCTTTTCGCTGACCTGTTCTTCTTTATTACGGGTTTCCACGGCACACACGTATTCTCCGGCGTCTGCTTGCTGGTCTGGTCTTTCATTGCTACTACCAACGGCACGTTCGAGAAGCGCGGCCACTATGAGATGGTAGAGAAAATTGGCCTGTACTGGCACTTTGTAGACCTTGTATGGGTGTTCGTTTTCACCTTCTTCTACCTCGTATAA
- a CDS encoding cytochrome C oxidase subunit IV family protein → MANHVGTEHTTHTGEIPKPNTGWIWKTFFVLVGITALEFVFVFLMDPGTLRNSIFIVLTIFKAFFIVAEFMHLKHEVKSLIWTILIPMALLVWLLIALITEGSYQNSFWNVFN, encoded by the coding sequence ATGGCTAATCACGTAGGCACCGAGCATACAACACATACCGGCGAGATTCCAAAACCGAATACCGGCTGGATCTGGAAAACCTTCTTTGTTCTGGTAGGTATTACGGCCCTCGAATTTGTGTTCGTATTCCTGATGGATCCGGGCACGCTTCGTAATTCTATCTTCATTGTTCTCACGATTTTCAAAGCCTTCTTTATCGTGGCTGAATTCATGCACTTGAAGCATGAAGTGAAATCGTTGATCTGGACGATCCTCATTCCGATGGCACTGCTGGTGTGGCTGCTTATCGCCCTGATTACCGAGGGTTCTTACCAGAACTCGTTCTGGAACGTATTCAACTAA